A single region of the Streptococcus macedonicus ACA-DC 198 genome encodes:
- the deoC gene encoding Deoxyribose-phosphate aldolase, whose translation MAINRYIDHTLLKPESTQIQIDKLIAEAVEHQFASVCVNPTWVSYAAKALKGTEVNVCTVIGFPLGGNTTSVKAFETKDAVANGADEIDMVINIGQLKSGQYDAVEADIRAVVEASGDKLVKVIIETCLLTDDEKVKACRLAVAAGADYVKTSTGFSTAGANIADVTLMRKTVGPNIGVKAAGGTRSYADAEAFIKAGATRIGTSAGVAIVNGETANSSY comes from the coding sequence ATGGCTATTAATAGGTATATCGATCATACTTTATTAAAACCTGAAAGCACTCAAATTCAAATTGATAAGCTGATTGCAGAAGCAGTAGAGCATCAGTTTGCTAGTGTTTGTGTTAATCCAACTTGGGTATCATATGCCGCTAAGGCTTTAAAAGGTACTGAAGTTAATGTTTGTACGGTTATTGGTTTTCCTCTTGGGGGAAACACTACTAGTGTGAAAGCTTTTGAGACGAAAGATGCTGTTGCTAATGGTGCAGATGAGATCGATATGGTTATCAATATCGGTCAATTAAAATCAGGACAATATGACGCTGTTGAAGCTGATATTCGTGCTGTTGTAGAAGCAAGCGGTGATAAGTTAGTAAAAGTTATCATTGAAACTTGTCTTTTGACAGACGACGAAAAAGTAAAAGCTTGCCGATTAGCGGTTGCAGCAGGTGCGGATTACGTCAAAACTTCAACTGGTTTTTCAACTGCAGGCGCAAATATCGCCGACGTGACATTGATGCGTAAAACTGTTGGACCAAATATCGGAGTGAAAGCCGCAGGCGGTACACGCTCATATGCAGATGCTGAAGCTTTTATTAAAGCAGGTGCAACACGAATTGGAACTTCTGCAGGTGTAGCAATTGTCAACGGTGAAACTGCTAATAGTAGTTACTAA
- a CDS encoding Ribosomal RNA small subunit methyltransferase C, whose product MTKMYYAENPDSAHDIHELKVTLLGQPFTFLTDSGVFSKKMIDYGSQVLLNSVDFEKGKTLLDLGCGYGPLGISLAKVQGVQATMIDINNRAIDLALKNAETNDVTACIFQSNIYEKVTGTFDYIISNPPIRAGKQVVHTIIADSINYLNDGGSLTIVIQKKQGAPSVKSKMQEIFGNVDILKRDKGYYILRSTKTE is encoded by the coding sequence ATGACAAAGATGTATTATGCAGAAAATCCTGATAGCGCTCATGATATTCATGAGTTGAAGGTTACTCTTTTGGGACAACCCTTCACATTTTTAACCGATTCAGGTGTTTTCTCTAAAAAAATGATTGATTACGGCAGCCAAGTGCTTTTGAATTCGGTGGATTTTGAAAAAGGTAAAACGCTTTTGGATTTAGGTTGTGGTTATGGTCCGCTAGGTATTTCTTTAGCAAAAGTTCAAGGTGTTCAAGCAACAATGATTGATATTAACAACCGAGCTATTGATTTGGCGCTGAAGAATGCTGAAACAAACGATGTTACAGCATGTATCTTCCAATCTAATATCTATGAAAAGGTAACTGGTACTTTTGATTACATTATTAGCAATCCTCCGATTCGTGCAGGAAAACAAGTTGTTCATACGATTATAGCAGATAGTATCAATTATCTGAATGACGGTGGTAGCTTAACAATTGTTATCCAAAAGAAACAAGGAGCGCCAAGTGTTAAATCTAAAATGCAAGAAATTTTTGGCAATGTTGATATCCTAAAGCGTGATAAAGGGTATTATATTTTACGAAGCACAAAAACGGAATAA
- the coaA gene encoding Pantothenate kinase, whose amino-acid sequence MTNEFINFDNISRKTWQELHRKTQPLLTAEELESIKSLNDNINIQDVVEVYLPLISLIQIYKNAQENLSFSKSIFLKNEVSKRPFIIGISGSVAVGKSTTSRLLQLLLSRTFKDSKVEMVTTDGFIYPNDILIERNILDRKGFPESYNMELLLNFLDTVKNGMVAEIPVYSHEIYDIIPDQKQTIDTPDFLIVEGINVFQNQKNKRLYMTGYFDFSIYIDAENDNIEKWYLERFESLLELAKADKNNYYHRFVNMSQSEALALAKNTWKTINLVNLEKYIEPTRNRAELILHKAADHKIDSIYLKK is encoded by the coding sequence ATGACGAACGAATTTATTAATTTTGATAATATTTCTCGAAAAACTTGGCAAGAATTGCATCGCAAAACACAGCCGCTTCTGACTGCTGAAGAATTGGAATCAATTAAAAGTTTGAATGACAATATCAACATTCAAGATGTGGTTGAAGTTTATCTTCCTTTGATTAGCTTAATTCAGATTTACAAAAATGCTCAAGAAAATCTTTCATTTTCAAAAAGTATTTTTCTGAAAAATGAAGTGAGTAAACGCCCATTTATCATTGGTATTTCGGGATCGGTTGCTGTCGGAAAATCAACGACTAGCCGTCTTTTACAACTTCTCCTATCACGGACTTTCAAAGATAGCAAAGTTGAAATGGTAACGACTGACGGTTTCATTTATCCAAATGATATTTTAATTGAGCGAAATATACTTGACCGCAAAGGATTTCCCGAAAGTTATAACATGGAACTTCTGCTAAATTTCCTCGATACCGTTAAAAATGGCATGGTCGCCGAGATTCCTGTTTATTCGCATGAAATTTATGACATCATTCCTGACCAAAAACAAACGATTGATACCCCTGATTTTCTGATTGTCGAAGGAATCAACGTTTTTCAAAACCAGAAGAATAAACGACTGTACATGACAGGATATTTTGATTTTTCAATTTACATTGACGCAGAAAACGATAATATCGAAAAATGGTATTTGGAACGTTTTGAAAGCTTGTTAGAATTGGCAAAAGCAGACAAAAACAACTATTATCACCGTTTTGTCAATATGTCACAAAGCGAAGCCTTAGCTTTAGCTAAAAATACTTGGAAAACAATTAATTTAGTCAATCTTGAAAAATATATTGAACCAACGCGAAACCGTGCTGAATTGATTTTACACAAGGCTGCAGACCATAAAATTGATAGTATTTATTTGAAAAAGTAA
- the rpsT gene encoding SSU ribosomal protein S20p: protein MANIKSAIKRAELNVKQNKKNSAQKSAMRSAIKAFEANPSEELFRAASSSIDKAESKGLIHKNKASRDKARLAAKLAN, encoded by the coding sequence TTGGCAAATATTAAATCAGCTATCAAACGCGCTGAACTTAACGTTAAACAAAACAAAAAGAACTCAGCACAAAAATCAGCTATGCGTTCTGCTATCAAAGCATTCGAAGCTAACCCATCTGAAGAGCTTTTCCGCGCTGCTTCTTCTAGCATCGATAAAGCTGAATCAAAAGGGTTGATTCACAAAAACAAAGCTAGCCGAGATAAAGCACGTCTTGCTGCTAAATTGGCTAACTAA